From the genome of Leishmania infantum JPCM5 genome chromosome 34, one region includes:
- a CDS encoding putative DNA-directed RNA polymerase subunit codes for MSDHEDEDDLLSLNLGGDRDEGDSGSDIRHSGADEEDEEGGEQLPEDVAANIILSGNAQAAKGARARGINERVTSAVMTKYERARVLGTRALQISMNAPVAVALEGETDPLTIAVKELRERRTPLIIRRVLPDNTYEDWSVSELLVDFDRPADERYTNI; via the coding sequence ATGTCAGACCACGAAGACGAAGACGATCTCCTCAGCCTCAATCTAGGAGGCGACCGTGATgagggcgacagcggcagtgaCATTCGAcacagcggcgctgatgaggaggacgaggaaggaggCGAGCAGCTGCCCGAGGACGTTGCTGCCAATATCATCTTGTCTGGAAATGCGCAGGCCGCAAAGGGTGCACGGGCCCGCGGCATCAACGAGCGCGTGACGAGTGCTGTCATGACCAAGTATGAGCGGGCACGCGTGCTGGGtacgcgcgcgctgcagatAAGCATGAACGCCCCTGTCGCTGTGGCGCTCGAGGGGGAAACCGATCCGCTCACGATTGCCGTAAAGGAGCTGCGTGAGCGCCGCACGCCTCTTATCATTCGTCGCGTGTTGCCGGACAACACGTACGAGGACTGGAGCGTCAGCGAGCTGCTCGTCGACTTTGATCGCCCGGCGGATGAGCGCTACACGAACATCTAA
- a CDS encoding putative 25 Kd elongation factor 1-beta, with protein sequence MPPANVRDIKQARAAVDELEKALAGHLFLGGAKPAKEDVDKFYEMFGEHNIAFYRWVRNMASFTESERKSWGLPETP encoded by the coding sequence ATGCCCCCTGCCAACGTGAGGGACATCAAgcaggcgcgcgccgccgtggacgagctggagaaggcgctgGCGGGCCATCTCTTTCTAGGAGGTGCGAAGCCGGCTAAAGAGGACGTAGATAAGTTTTACGAGATGTTTGGCGAGCACAACATCGCGTTCTACCGCTGGGTACGCAACATGGCGTCCTTCACGGAGTCGGAGCGCAAGTCGTGGGGCCTGCCGGAGACTCCGTAG
- a CDS encoding putative serine/threonine-protein phosphatase PP1 translates to MTPEDASIYTLVTSILAEWRSGVTLLKEDIIRLILRRVRPILMSQPMLVRTEAPINVCGDIHGQITDLVEIFKAGGLPPHSRYLFLGDYVDRGKYGTEVITVLLGLKVLYPKRIYVLRGNHETDSICRIYGFFDEVKRRFNVRLFKEFTDVFNCLPVAALIEEIALCMHGGLSPELRHLRQIEQIYRPLLVPDEGLACDLLWSDPEEGSSGWQPSERGVSFTFGEDVVKRMCDSLGIDIVLRAHQVVDEGYSFFAGRRLVTIFSASNYCGEFTNSGAMMLMDENCMCSFQIFKPEY, encoded by the coding sequence ATGACCCCCGAGGACGCCTCCATCTACACACTAGTCACCAGCATCTTGGCAGAGTGGCGCAGTGGCGTCACTCTACTGAAGGAGGATATCATTCGCTTAATCCTGCGTCGTGTGCGCCCCATCCTCATGAGCCAGCCGATGCTCGTCCGCACCGAGGCGCCGATCAACGTGTGCGGTGACATACACGGCCAAATCACAGACCTCGTCGAAATCTTCAAGGCGGGCGGACTGCCTCCCCACTCGCGCTACCTCTTCCTCGGTGACTACGTGGACCGCGGCAAGTATGGGACGGAGGTGAtcacggtgctgctggggcTGAAGGTGTTGTACCCGAAGCGCATATATGTTCTGCGCGGAAACCACGAGACGGACAGCATTTGCCGCATCTACGGCTTCTTTGACGAGGTGAAGCGCCGTTTCAACGTGCGCCTGTTCAAGGAGTTCACGGATGTGTTCAACTGCCTTCCCGTGGCGGCGTTGATAGAGGAGATCGCGCTGTGCATGCACGGCGGTCTCAGCCCCGAACTGCGCCACCTGCGTCAAATTGAACAGATCTACCGGCCGTTGCTGGTGCCTGATGAGGGACTTGCCTGCGACCTTCTCTGGTCCGATCCGGAGGAGGGGTCGTCTGGGTGGCAACCAAGCGAGCGCGGTGTCAGCTTTACGTTTGGCGAGGATGTAGTGAAGCGCATGTGCGACAGCCTCGGCATCGACATCGTTCTCCGAGCCCATCAGGTGGTGGATGAGGGCTACTCTTTCTTTGCCGGCAGGCGCCTCGTCACCATCTTTAGCGCGTCCAACTACTGCGGCGAGTTCaccaacagcggcgccatgATGCTGATGGACGAAAACTGCATGTGCAGCTTCCAAATCTTTAAGCCTGAGTACTAA
- the eEF1B beta 2 gene encoding putative translation elongation factor 1-beta, producing the protein MSLKDVSKKAAELESKLGGKLFLGGAKPTAEDVKVFNDLLGANHVNLYRWAKNMATYTEGERKAWGGPVRVAAPELRMPAPAAAKAVRSDAAAEKRAAPKAAAVAPPSAAAAEEDDDDIDLFGETTEEEKAALEAKKAKDAEKKKAKKDVIAKSSILFDIKAWDDTIDLEALAQKLHAIQRDGLIWGDHKLVPVAFGVKKLQQLIVIEDDKVSGDDLEEMIMGFEEEVQSMDIVAWNKI; encoded by the coding sequence ATGTCTCTAAAGGACGTGAGCAAGAAGGCCGCCGAGCTGGAGTCGAAGCTGGGCGGCAAGCTGTTCCTGGGCGGCGCGAAGCCGACGGCGGAGGACGTGAAGGTGTTCAACGACCTGCTCGGCGCGAACCACGTGAACCTGTACCGATGGGCGAAGAACATGGCGACGTACACCGAGGGCGAGCGCAAGGCGTGGGGCGGGCCGGTGCGCGTTGCTGCGCCGGAGCTGCGCATgcccgcgccggcggcggcgaaggcggtgaggtcggatgctgctgctgagaaGAGGGCTGCGCcgaaggctgctgctgttgcgccgccgtctgccgctgccgcggaggaggacgacgacgacatcgACCTGTTCGGCGagacgacggaggaggagaaggcagcgctggaggcgaagaaggcgaaggacgcggagaagaagaaggcgaagaaggatGTGATTGCGAAGTCGTCGATCCTGTTCGATATCAAGGCGTGGGACGACACGATCGACCTggaggcgctcgcgcagAAGCTGCACGCGATCCAGCGCGACGGCCTGATCTGGGGTGACCACAAGCTGGTGCCCGTTGCGTTTGGCGTgaagaagctgcagcagctgatcgTCATTGAGGACGACAAGGTGTCCGGCGACGACCTGGAGGAGATGATCATGGgcttcgaggaggaggtgcagtcGATGGATATCGTCGCCTGGAACAAGATCTGA
- a CDS encoding putative ubiquitin-conjugating enzyme e2, translating to MTAPTAQCLKRLQIELRKLNMEWELPFKVGADPQNMLRCYFVMDGPADTPYEGGRYVGLIEIPSDYPFKPPSVQMCTPSGRLKTGMQICLSNSSYHPENWSPMWGLRTILIALVSFFVSEEPTTGSMSATAEERRRYAANSRKYNVKRLHAVYKRVLPEAFAADTAFIENGGTSPKDEGSSASDEDATEAEEAPAGAEPEVAAQEPSTSHETVVAPARKTPGNGKAGAAESEAATGAAASKWSRHHHHHPHKKSITGAVAQRGGQLQWRRYASLIVLIAIGLGLLRQLM from the coding sequence ATGACGGCTCCTACCGCGCAATGCCTGAAAAGGCTGCAGATTGAGCTGCGCAAGCTCAACATGGAGTGGGAGCTGCCGTTCAAAGTGGGTGCCGATCCGCAGAACATGCTGCGCTGCTACTTTGTCATGGATGGGCCTGCCGACACCCCATACGAGGGTGGCCGCTATGTGGGGCTCATTGAGATTCCGTCCGACTACCCGTTCAAGCCACCAAGCGTGCAGATGTGCACCCCAAGCGGGAGGCTCAAGACAGGCATGCAGATTTGCCTGTCCAACAGCTCTTACCACCCCGAGAACTGGTCGCCGATGTGGGGGCTCCGCACCATCCTAATCGCGCTCGTCTCCTTCTTTGTTTCGGAGGAGCCGACGACAGGGTCGatgagcgccaccgccgaagAGCGACGCAGGTATGCGGCAAACAGCAGGAAATACAATGTGAAGCGACTCCATGCGGTGTATAAGCGTGTACTTCCCGAGGCGTTTGCGGCAGATACGGCCTTCATTGAGAATGGTGGCACCTCTCCGAAGGAtgaaggcagcagcgctagTGATGAGGACGCGACTGAAGCTGAAGAAGCACCGGCGGGCGCGGAACCGGAAGTCGCTGCGCAGGAGCCTTCGACATCTCACGAGACAGTCGTCGCTCCAGCTAGGAAAACCCCTGGTAACGGAAAAGCGGGAGCTGCAGAATCTGAGGCGGCAActggcgctgcagcctcCAAGTGGtcccgccaccaccatcaccacccacACAAGAAGAGCATTACTGGTGCTGTAGCCCAACGAGGTGGTCagctgcagtggcgccgctATGCTTCCCTCATTGTTTTGATCGCTATTGGACTGGGCCTCCTGCGGCAGCTGATGTGA
- a CDS encoding putative protein kinase yields MRAKIDDENSSVAVTLLPSAQVEPLASSQPPTRTGAVGTMVNTDAIDARGNDAESSGGGSAPSSMATTTTINAVFYNPSAQLPTPPPLHRNSSSPAPMQHLQHEEPQRLRAVPYFPASCESDSNEEPLFQHPPPAKPRAPLRPAPQSGRLWGAVSATPSSAGFVSGGTAPYASLLHTSSAPAVADTETSSTTAGHGLVVGCETSNHCLPASIKAHPPASATSPASIHGGYSDSVSDSTATTTVGNHSSGGRGLRRPPLMTGPNGAAVPLASPMLSGPQGRWVRSSGDESSSGFATLAVPAAPANLGDTVLVAEPPTPTKQRRTIHTGMGNTVSLSCGGIGAAPRLSTSAAASTGTCASAAAATSAAAVAGGASPKPSLRIAAPFRGLGYNPAANSVSAPASRATTSSMSTAPPPPSFKCYRREGSRKRSADVLSQFSALDLDETPATPFAQTGTSRFTSINHNGNGHNAFPSQPSPSTAVYRGAGGGSNAISTVSPLTIDYATPVALSQQIGGSNTFSQVLLHPSQDVLDMSQAETECSNFLARRILKEYNEVRLLGSGSFGTVSLFKEISSGEYVAVKMSPPLRTPEMERRYRRERSVMGMVRGLPHVVQLSAAWEEGRVPRMYLQLEYCPGGSVASVANAKQSRNEPWPEAEVKVFLAHMSIALDALHRANIAHVDFKPDNVLVDKDGAYKLSDFGCSVLLDERGRPRPETRNGYGSLARGQRAGWVGGVACANPNGGPAVHTGAGVGAGGLGSSLDFNNWNEGNELSTMSIDEGDCRYLCADMLNEKQHFKAGDMFSLGMSLFELMSGQPLPRNGDQFLALRRRVPVEVLRRRGYSADLVELVVALLRSDPPQRPTARQVLQYLRLSSEELQLLSSASAMKRWTESAESFLQLQEEERQQPPLGKDGVLAATVDALRCVSALMEASMWLFTTTQQDVHRLAAPANAGKGEDEEDERRRQQTQQPQPQPLLQLPRGQQLEDLPMSPIQCDEACTPTALNY; encoded by the coding sequence ATGCGAGCAAAGATAGACGACGAGAACTCGTCCGTGGCCGTCACGCTTCTGCCTTCAGCACAGGTGGAGCCTCTGGCCAGCTCTCAGCCtcccacacgcaccggcgccgtggGCACCATGGTGAACACTGATGCCATCGATGCACGAGGCAATGATGCAGAAAGCTCTGGTGGCGGGAGCGCGCCATCTTCGATGGCCACGACGACTACAATCAACGCAGTCTTCTACAACCCCtccgcgcagctgccgacgccgccaccactgcatCGGaactcgtcgtcgccggcgccgatgcagcaTCTGCAGCACGAGGAACCGCAGCGACTTCGAGCTGTCCCCTACTTTCCTGCGTCCTGCGAGTCCGACAGCAACGAGGAGCCTCTCTTCCAGCATCCTCCACCTGCAAAGCCCAGAGCACCCCTTCGGCCGGCCCCGCAGTCGGGCCGTCTGTGGGGCGCTGTGAgtgcgacgccgtcgtccgccggcTTTGTTAGCGGTGGAACCGCTCCGTACGCGTCCCTTCTCCACACCTCATCCGCCCCGGCCGTGGCAGACACAGAGACGTCGAGCACAACAGCGGGACATGGCTTAGTTGTCGGCTGTGAAACCTCGAATCACTGCCTTCCGGCGTCCATCAAGGCGCACCCCCCTGCGTCCGCCACTAGCCCTGCAAGCATACACGGAGGCTACTCGGACAGTGTCAGTGACTCcacggcaacgacgacggTTGGAAATCATAGCAGTGGCGGCCGCGGGCTGCGACGGCCTCCGTTAATGACGGGGCCCAACGGCGCGGCAGTGCCGTTGGCGTCACCGATGCTGAGTGGGCCGCAGGGTCGGTGGGTAAGGTCTTCGGGcgacgagagcagcagcggctttgCAACCCTGGCTGTGCCTGCGGCGCCTGCCAACTTGGGGGACACGGTACTCGTCGCCGAGCCGCCGACACCAACGAAGCAGCGTCGCACGATTCACACAGGAATGGGCAACACGGTAAGTCTTTCATGCGgaggcatcggcgccgctcctcggttgtccacctccgctgcagcCAGCACCGGAACCTGCgcctcggctgctgccgcaacgtccgccgccgctgttgccggAGGTGCGTCACCAAAGCCGTCTCTGCGCATTGCCGCGCCATTTCGAGGACTCGGCTACAACCCAGCGGCTAACAGCGTATCAGCGCCTGCTTCGCGTGCCACCACGTCGAGCATGAGCAccgcccctccaccgccgtccTTCAAGTGCTACCGCCGCGAGGGCAGCCGGAAGCGGTCCGCCGACGTTCTGTCGCAGTTCAGCGCACTTGACCTTGATGAAACACCAGCAACGCCTTTTGCGCAGACGGGCACCAGTCGTTTTACCAGCATCAACCACAACGGCAACGGGCACAACGCCTTCCCATCGCAGCCGTCACCGTCGACGGCTGTCTACCggggcgccggcggcggcagcaatGCGATCAGCACCGTTTCCCCTCTTACCATAGACTACGCCACACCTGTGGCTTTGTCTCAGCAGATTGGTGGCTCGAATACCTTCTCGCAGGTGCTCCTGCATCCATCTCAGGACGTTCTGGACATGTCGCAGGCCGAAACGGAATGCTCGAACTTCTTGGCGCGGCGCATCCTAAAGGAGTACAACGAAGTACGACttctcggcagcggctccttCGGCACGGTTTCCTTGTTCAAGGAGATCAGCTCAGGCGAGTATGTCGCAGTGAagatgtcgccgccgctacgGACGCCGGAGATGGAGCGGCGATACCGCCGCGAGCGGTCTGTGATGGGCATGGTGCGGGGGCTGCCGCACGTCGTGCAGCTCTCTGCCGCCTGGGAGGAAGGTCGGGTGCCGCGCATGTATCTGCAGCTGGAGTACTGTCCTGGCGGCTCCGTCGCATCTGTCGCGAACGCGAAGCAGAGCCGGAATGAGCCCTGgccggaggcggaggtgaagGTATTCCTAGCTCACATGAGCATCGCACTCgatgcgctgcaccgcgccaACATTGCGCACGTCGACTTCAAGCCGGACAACGTCCTCGTCGATAAGGACGGGGCGTACAAGCTGTCTGATTTCGGCTGCAGCGTGCTACTGGATGAGAGAGGCCGACCGAGACCAGAGACGCGGAACGGCTACGGATCCCTGGCACGAGGCCAACGAGCTGGCTGGGTCGGAGGTGTCGCGTGCGCGAACCCGAACGGCGGACCTGCTGTTCACACAGGTGCTGGCGTTGGCGCTGGCGGGCTGGGCTCTTCCCTGGACTTCAACAACTGGAACGAAGGCAACGAGCTGAGCACGATGAGCATTGACGAGGGCGATTGCCGGTACCTGTGCGCCGACATGCTGAATGAAAAACAGCACTTCAAGGCTGGTGACATGTTCTCGCTAGGGATGTCGCTTTTCGAACTCATGTCAGGCCAACCACTCCCCCGCAATGGCGATCAGTTCCTagcgctccgccgccgcgtgccggtggaggtgctgcgccgccgcggataCTCGGCCGACCTGGTGGAGCTTGTCGTGGCGCTCTTGCGTAGCGATCCCCCACAGCGACCGACTGCACGACAGGTTCTACAGTACCTCCGGCTCTCTTCCGAGGAACTTCAGCTGCTGTCGAGCGCCTCGGCGATGAAGCGGTGGACAGAGAGCGCTGAAAGCTTTTTGCAactgcaggaggaggagcggcagcagccaccgctcGGCAAGGATGGTGTCTTGGCTGCCACCGTGGACGCGCTGCGGTGTGTGAGTGCGCTCATGGAGGCGTCAATGTGGCTCTTCACGACAACTCAGCAGGATGTGCACCGACTCGCTGCCCCAGCAAACGCTGGCAAGggagaggatgaggaggatgagcggcgccgccagcaaaCTCAGCAGCCACAACCGCAGCCGTTGCTCCAGCTCCCTCGCGGACAACAATTAGAAGACTTGCCCATGTCTCCGATCCAGTGCGATGAGGCGTGCACGCCGACTGCACTGAATTACTAG
- a CDS encoding putative 60S ribosomal protein L13a, which yields MAFPSRKDASRAQRKSAKKHRPEIIVIDLKDHVLGRAAAVVAKQLLLGKKITVVRCEQLNIAGTEIRNKIKYLQYLRKRKLTNPTKGPFHHRAPSDVFVRTVRSMLPRYTKRGMKALNSLVAYEGIPPNVVRTGGRVVIPRAQRHVCYRSERPYTVLGNMCKHVGWKYSDVVANLEKARVEKASRHHEKQAKLREAWKAARKEALAKMPKHNVEVLKKFGYA from the coding sequence ATGGCCTTCCCAAGCCGCAAGGATGCGtcccgcgcgcagcgcaagagCGCCAAAAAGCACCGCCCCGAGATCATTGTGATCGACCTGAAGGATCACGTACTTGgtcgcgcggcggctgtggttgccaagcagctgctcctgggTAAGAAGATCACCGTGGTGCGCTGCGAGCAGCTCAACATTGCCGGAACGGAGATCCGCAACAAGATCAAGTACCTGCAGTACCTGCGCAAGCGGAAGCTGACGAACCCTACAAAGGGCCCCTTCCACCACCGTGCCCCGTCCGACGTGTTTGTCCGCACTGTGCGCAGCATGCTGCCCCGGTACACGAAGCGCGGCATGAAGGCACTTAACTCGCTGGTGGCCTACGAGGGAATTCCGCCCAACGTGGTGCGCACGGGCGGGCGCGTGGTGATCCCGCGCGCCCAGCGCCATGTGTGCTACCGCTCGGAGCGTCCCTACACGGTGCTCGGCAACATGTGCAAGCACGTGGGCTGGAAGTAcagcgacgtcgtcgccaaTCTCGAGAAGGCTCGCGTGGAGAAGGCGTCCCGCCACCACGAAAAGCAGGCGAAGCTCCGCGAGGCGTGGAAGGCGGCCCGCAAGGAGGCGCTCGCCAAGATGCCCAAGCACAAcgtggaggtgctgaagaAGTTCGGCTACGCGTAA